AAAGAGCCATGTCTTTTTGTTCGGTCGTGATGTCTGATCTCAAGTGTTAATTTGCAGGTGGAGGTTCTTTTTCTACCTCACAGCGTTCATGGTTGGATTGGCCTGCTTAATCAATGTGAGTATGAGTTAAGAAGACACTGTTAAAAATATGATTTGGAATTAGGTTGAAGCAGATAgaatttgaaaatgaattgtAATTGCTCTCCATTCATACATTTTGGACCGTTCTGATTTCTTTTTCAATCTTTTTGTGTCCTTCTCTGAACAGAGACCCTGGTTCTGGGACCACAGGGAATGTTGGAGGCAGTATCCAGTTCAGGTGAAAATATACAACATTGACAATGAAATCTCGCTTCTCTGCCCACTCTGTACTTTGATATTCAACTCATACCTTTAGGTGAACTAAGATAAAGTCTAaataggtttttttttcctccttcgtTTATTCAAGTGTTACACCTGAGCTCACTTCTTGTCTTGTTTTAGCTGTCCAACAGCTCAAAGGAGAAATACATTCAGTTAATCAATCATCTGTATATATGTTGGTAAACTTTCAACCTTTTGACCCACTAATTCAACgtatttcagctttatttatatatattctcTGTGCCTTCCGTTCTTTAGAGTGGAGGTGCTTTCAACACAAACTGAATGGCAAATCTTCTTTGAAATGATGGTTCACAGCTGCAGACTGCAGTTCCTGCTCCTCTActtttaaaaagtgtaaaataaaGCTGTACAGCTGATCTTTCCCTGGCTGACGTGGAGACTCATTCTGTGACAAAATGAATCTTTTAGATTAAGATTTTGTCTCTGACTTCATCCTCAGCCCATGGAGAGAGCTCACTTCTGGTACTACATGCTGGAGTTGGGGTTTTATGTCTCTCTGCTCCTCCGGATCTCCGTGGACATCAAAAGGAAGGTGAAGCCGCCGACATTCCTTCATTGCTAAATGTTACATTTCCCCTTCAGAGAGGTGCCTAAAAGGATTTTGTTTGCTTCAACTTGATTATTTCTCACGCTTCATTCCTTTCCCTTCTGTTTTAATGAGTAACCTCAGCCAAACATGTTAATGAGTAACTAAAAGACCATATTTTCCTATTGACGCACATTTCAGCCTGCAGAGACATTGATATGCTTGCTTTGGCAGGATTTTAAAGAACAAGTGATCCATCATTTGGCGACCATCTTCCTGCTCAGTTTCTCCTATTGCGCCAATTACATTCGCATCGGCACCTTGGTCATGCTGCTCCATGACTCCTCCGACATCCTACTCGAGGTAACGACCTTACAAATATACTGAGACCCTTCAGAGCAAGTCATCGTAGAGCTCCTCTCGATATTGGCTAGTTTTTCTACCCCAGCGTAGGCTTACCAAAGTGAGAAGTTCTCACAACACTTCAGGCTGTTCTAAGAAAAGTATCTACCTTTAGGTCTCTGTAGCAACCTGCAAAGACCACAGCAGCCTGTCGTGACCTTTGTTTACCTGCACAAAGGAAATGTTTGTACATAAGCAATAGATCAAATCTGAGCTGTGCTTGATTTATGGACTCAGTAAAGCACatgaaagtaaaaagtatagaggcTAATGATGCTGATACCATGTCACTAAACAGCACAGAGCACTGGGGACATGCACTTTGCTGCTCTAATTCTCCACGTTGGCTCATTAGCCCTTCTGCAAAGTGCTTTGACTGAAAGTGGAGCTACAGTACTCGCAATCGTCTGTATTGTACCAATCTTTATTCTTTCTACAGTCTGCCAAGATGTTCAACTACGGCACAGGCTGGAGGAAGACATGTGACtcgctgtttgttgtgtttactgTGGTTTTCCTTGTGACTCGACTGGTGATTTTCCCCAGCAAGTAAGAATcatttttcccctttttgtcAATAAACTATTTAATACTTCAGCACAGGTGACTTATATGCCTGTTGTTGGAAACTTGACTCCAGCTGTTCGATTACTTACAGAATCATTCGTACCACCCTGCTTCTGTCCATGGAGGTGTTTGAGCCCTTTGCCGGCTACTACCTCTTTAACCTCCTGTTGATGGTGCTGCAAGCTCTTCACGTCTTCTGGGCAGGCTTGATCTTACGCATGGTTTATAAGTTCCTGAAAGGCAAGGTGAGTGAGAATTATGTTCATCTTTTCAAAGAAGTGGAAAATTGCTAAATCATCTTGGCTCatttagaaacaaaacaacacagcaTGAAGCAAGCTCGCATGTATGAAGTGAAATGCAAGGGAGCGTGGAGCAACATTAACCACATTCCATTAACATTAGATATGCATAATCTAGGACTGAGGCACGTCTTGCTTGTTTTGCATGCTGACCCCCAGTTATGATTGGGATGCCATTTCTTATTGTGACTTAACATCCAAGGGTGTGTCCTCTCCTCATCCTTCAATTTAAAACCTTTCGCATCTGTCCCTTCCTGCAGCTGGAAAAAGATGAACGCAGCGACGAAGAAAGCGAagctgaagaggaagaggaggacaaAGGAGGAGAAGCTGACTGTTATTGGGGAAAGAGTCAAGAAACCCTGAACTCTAAACTCTCAATGCTGACCACCAGTTGTGTCCTTAATAACTTGACCCACCACAGGTCCTCCGTTGCTGACAGAATGCGTAAAGCTCAGTAAGGGCTATTTCTGTTCAGCCTCAATTTTGCATTGTCAAGATTATCCCAGACTTTGCTACATCCTTAAATACATAACATTGCGTTCCATCACATATGACATCCCTTTGTACGCCATACTCTCTGTGCTTCAGTCACTATTAAGTGCAATTAAGCCATTAAGGGCCAGACATAGGTGGTTATATTTTCCTCAAACACACATtctagcagaggatggttttaaTCCATTGACCTCTAATGAGCCCAGGAGAGTTCCATTCTCTGTCTATGCAAAATATTGTTATGGTCACTGAATTCTCATCTGTCATTAACGACAGTAACGACGGAAAATATCACTAATGAAGTGTGTTGGTGTTGCACGTGCAGCGCATGCATTGTTCACCGAAGAGGACGCGCGTTGCCTCGTGCCACACAACACTGGGACCTACTTTTCTGTATTTTGAAGTAGTGAATTTTACATACTTGCAGCTGACATTCAAATTTTGTAAATAAAGAAATGATTTTGCTTTCTGAATCTTTCTCTTGTGCTGTTTAAAACATGGAAACGGTGTTGGTAGATAATTCTGAATAACAGTTTAAGTAACCCctatttcattctttctttttcagtctttttctttACAGTATATTCAAGCCTCTGTCTTAGTTCACTCATAAGAAGTCAGCACACACATACCATCTACAGAGCAAATTAAATGAACCAGTTAATACCCAATTCGCTGAAGAGGACATTTAGTATATTTTAATCTAACACAT
The sequence above is drawn from the Odontesthes bonariensis isolate fOdoBon6 chromosome 14, fOdoBon6.hap1, whole genome shotgun sequence genome and encodes:
- the LOC142398358 gene encoding ceramide synthase 2-like, coding for MDLLPDLWRQDYWLPPGVTWGDMEQLADSERPRPQDLLIALPLALGFIAVRYVFERFFAPPIGRCLGVKNRLQVAAASSPHLESFYTQRSRQPTQSEIVSLMLSSGKTRRQIESWFRRRRNQDRPSQTKKFGEAAWRFFFYLTAFMVGLACLINRPWFWDHRECWRQYPVQPMERAHFWYYMLELGFYVSLLLRISVDIKRKDFKEQVIHHLATIFLLSFSYCANYIRIGTLVMLLHDSSDILLESAKMFNYGTGWRKTCDSLFVVFTVVFLVTRLVIFPSKIIRTTLLLSMEVFEPFAGYYLFNLLLMVLQALHVFWAGLILRMVYKFLKGKLEKDERSDEESEAEEEEEDKGGEADCYWGKSQETLNSKLSMLTTSCVLNNLTHHRSSVADRMRKAQ